In Silene latifolia isolate original U9 population chromosome 6, ASM4854445v1, whole genome shotgun sequence, the genomic window GAAACACTAAGACTATTAATAATCCTAAGATCAGGCTTAGGGAAAGTGACATTTAGTAAAAATGTACTAACAGTGAACTTGATGGAGTGAAGGACGAGCGATTGTAGATTCTGTGGCATTAAAAATCCTCCTATTCCGTTCCCCCCAAAGGGAGTAGATAGCACCAGCGATGCAGCTAGAGAACCAAGCATTTTTCCAATGTCTGCTACTGCCTCTACTCTTAGCCCACAGAAGCTCATAGATGTAGTTATCAGTGCGACCAGAGATATGCATCCAATTCAGCAACCCATACCAAACCTCACGAGAGAAAGGACATTTAAAGAAGAGATGCGAGTGTGATTCACAAGCATTTTTGCAAAGTATGCATCTGTTCATCAATACAAGTCCTCTAGCTTGAAGGGAATCAACAGTGGCAAGCTTCTTCTGAATAACCAGTAAAGTAATGATGCCATGCTTAGGCACAATAGTTCTCCTAGCAATAGCCTTATAACAGATTTGAAGGGGATGTTTGTCTCTAAACCGGTCATAAGCAGACTGAGCAATAAACTTCCCAGATTTAGTCCAGGAATCAAGCAGCTGCCTAGCAGAAGAACCAGAACCAACAGAGCTGACCAGAGCATCCTTAACTGAGAGAATGCTCCTGGAACTTTCAGAGAAATGCCCTTTGCAAGACAGCTCCCAGATGGAACAATGAGGGAAGTTATAAGCTTTGTTCCAT contains:
- the LOC141588574 gene encoding uncharacterized protein LOC141588574 — protein: MCKNFFWGIADNSRKLIMKSWSSICSPKDEEGLGVKEIRSWNKALISKWIWLLDKNPVSIWCQWNKAYNFPHCSIWELSCKGHFSESSRSILSVKDALVSSVGSGSSARQLLDSWTKSGKFIAQSAYDRFRDKHPLQICYKAIARRTIVPKHGIITLLVIQKKLATVDSLQARGLVLMNRCILCKNACESHSHLFFKCPFSREVWYGLLNWMHISGRTDNYIYELLWAKSRGSSRHWKNAWFSSCIAGAIYSLWGERNRRIFNATESTIARPSLHQVHCCHPDLGTGSWLINGIQAAGHFYPVPLFGGIGISMRRLHLVGITAHPHIPHLNDV